The Oryctolagus cuniculus chromosome 5, mOryCun1.1, whole genome shotgun sequence genome includes a region encoding these proteins:
- the HTR1E gene encoding 5-hydroxytryptamine receptor 1E produces the protein MNITNCTTEASMAVRPKTVTEKMLICMTLVIITTLTMLLNSAVIVAICTTKKLHQPANYLICSLAVTDLLVAVLVMPLSIMYIVMESWKLGYFICEVWLSVDMTCCTCSILHLCVIALDRYWAITNAIEYARKRTAKRAGLMILTVWTISVFISMPPLFWRSHRQLSPPPSQCTIQHDHVIYTVYSTFGAFYIPLTLILILYYRIYHAAKSLYQKRGSSRHLSNRSTDSQNSFASCKLTQTFCVSDFSTSDPTTEFEKIHSSIRIPPFDNDLDHPGERQQISSTRERKAARILGLILGAFILSWLPFFIKELIVGLSIYTVSSEVADFLTWLGYVNSLINPLLYTSFNDDFKLAFKKLIRCREHT, from the coding sequence ATGAACATCACGAACTGTACTACAGAAGCCAGCATGGCGGTGAGACCCAAGACTGTCACTGAGAAGATGCTCATTTGCATGACTCTGGTGATTATCACCACCCTGACCATGTTGCTGAACTCAGCCGTAATCGTGGCCATTTGTACCACCAAGAAGCTACACCAACCTGCAAACTACCTGATCTGTTCTCTGGCCGTGACGGACCTCCTGGTGGCGGTGCTTGTCATGCCCCTGAGCATCATGTACATTGTCATGGAGAGCTGGAAGCTTGGGTACTTCATCTGTGAGGTGTGGCTGAGTGTTGACAtgacctgctgcacctgctccatCCTGCATCTCTGTGTGATTGCCCTGGACAGGTACTGGGCCATCACCAATGCTATTGAATATGCCAGGAAGAGGACGGCCAAGAGGGCTGGACTGATGATCCTCACCGTCTGGACCATCTCTGTCTTCATCTCCATGCCCCCTCTGTTCTGGAGAAGCCACCGCCAGCTCAGCCCACCTCCCAGTCAGTGCACCATCCAGCACGACCATGTCATCTACACCGTCTACTCCACATTCGGGGCATTTTATATCCCTTTGACTTTGATACTGATTCTCTATTACCGGATTTACCATGCAGCCAAGAGCCTTTACCAGAAAAGGGGATCAAGCCGTCACTTGAGCAacagaagcacagacagtcaaaaTTCCTTTGCGAGTTGTAAGCTTACACAGACTTTCTGTGTGTCTGACTTCTCCACCTCAGACCCTACCACAGAGTTTGAAAAGATCCACAGCTCCATCAGGATCCCTCCCTTCGACAACGATCTCGACCACCCAGGAGAACGCCAGCAGATCTCTAGCACCAGAGAGCGCAAGGCAGCACGCATCCTGGGGCTGATTTTAGGTGCATTCAttttgtcctggctgcccttTTTCATCAAAGAGTTGATTGTAGGTCTGAGCATCTATACCGTTTCCTCGGAAGTGGCGGATTTTTTGACATGGCTTGGCTATGTTAATTCTCTGATCAACCCTCTGCTCTATACGAGTTTTAATGACGACTTCAAGCTGGCTTTTAAAAAGCTCATTAGGTGCCGAGAGCATACTTAG